From the genome of Deltaproteobacteria bacterium, one region includes:
- a CDS encoding CoA pyrophosphatase gives MQKEKLKRLLHKRQSQITDRPDLTPAGVLLPLFQKNRKTHILLTKRTDRVEHHKGQISFPGGAFNYEDLDCLTTALRETEEEIGIEMDTVEILGELDHLVTITNFRICPYVGIIPYPYPFKLSPFEVERLIELPLDYLQKEDLKEGPVSFNGQSIFNLWINYQGDVIWGATARILKNFLEILSKHPEKI, from the coding sequence ATGCAAAAAGAAAAACTAAAACGGTTGCTTCACAAAAGACAGAGCCAGATAACCGATCGCCCGGATTTGACGCCGGCCGGAGTGTTGCTTCCTTTATTCCAGAAAAACCGGAAGACCCATATCCTGTTGACTAAACGAACGGACCGGGTGGAACATCACAAGGGGCAGATCTCCTTTCCGGGGGGCGCTTTTAATTATGAGGACCTGGATTGTCTGACTACGGCTTTACGAGAGACCGAGGAGGAAATCGGGATCGAAATGGATACGGTTGAAATCTTAGGGGAATTAGACCACCTGGTTACCATTACCAATTTTCGTATCTGTCCCTATGTCGGGATCATCCCCTACCCCTATCCATTTAAACTGAGCCCCTTCGAGGTGGAGCGCCTGATTGAACTACCCCTCGATTATCTCCAAAAAGAAGATTTGAAAGAAGGGCCCGTCTCTTTCAACGGCCAGTCTATTTTTAACCTTTGGATAAATTACCAGGGAGATGTCATCTGGGGGGCTACAGCCCGGATCTTGAAAAATTTCCTGGAAATCCTTTCAAAACACCCTGAAAAAATTTAG
- a CDS encoding ammonium transporter — protein sequence MFMKNKKWGPVLLFFSILLTTHLVWAGEKPPIDTGSTAWMLISTALVLLMVPGLAMFYGGLVRTKNVLGTMMHSFVSMAIIGVLWAVCGYALSFGKNILGGWIGWNPDYFFLKGIDDSIHSAGVPEYVVAMFQGKFAIITPALIAGAFAERVRFRSYCVFITLWFLFVYCPLCHWIWAEDGFLYNLGARGVIDLAGGMVIHVSAGVSALVAVLYLGARHGYPKLISTPNNLVITMIGAGLLWVGWFGFNAGSTVSSGLDTARALTMTQISAASGALTWMLIETLHLRKATSLGFATGILAGLVVITPAAGVVQPIGALALGFFSALVCYGAILLKYKLGYDDSLDVFGVHGVGSGLGVLLLSFFIRPSWMAEAAKKAGGSWGAWNQLGIQGAGMGITIVYAALVTLILVVLINKTIGFRLDHNDELIGLDESMHGEHGYGLMDVR from the coding sequence ATGTTCATGAAAAATAAAAAATGGGGCCCTGTCTTGCTCTTTTTTTCGATTCTCTTAACAACCCACCTGGTTTGGGCCGGGGAAAAACCTCCCATCGATACGGGATCTACCGCCTGGATGCTCATTTCTACCGCCCTGGTCCTGCTCATGGTGCCGGGGTTGGCCATGTTTTATGGCGGCCTGGTCCGGACCAAGAATGTTTTGGGAACCATGATGCACAGTTTTGTCTCTATGGCCATTATCGGGGTCCTCTGGGCGGTTTGCGGCTACGCCCTGTCTTTCGGCAAAAATATCCTGGGCGGCTGGATAGGCTGGAACCCGGATTATTTCTTTTTAAAGGGCATTGATGATTCCATCCACAGCGCCGGCGTTCCGGAATATGTGGTGGCCATGTTTCAAGGCAAATTTGCCATCATTACTCCAGCCCTCATCGCCGGGGCCTTTGCCGAGCGGGTCCGATTCCGAAGCTACTGTGTTTTTATCACTTTGTGGTTTCTCTTTGTTTATTGTCCTCTCTGCCACTGGATCTGGGCCGAAGATGGGTTTCTTTATAACCTGGGTGCCCGGGGCGTAATTGATTTGGCCGGCGGGATGGTGATCCATGTCTCTGCCGGGGTGAGTGCCCTGGTGGCGGTTTTGTATTTGGGTGCCCGGCATGGCTATCCCAAATTGATCAGCACCCCTAATAACCTGGTCATTACCATGATCGGGGCCGGTTTGTTATGGGTGGGTTGGTTTGGATTTAATGCCGGTAGTACCGTTTCCAGCGGCTTGGATACGGCCAGGGCTTTGACGATGACCCAGATTTCGGCTGCCTCCGGGGCCTTGACCTGGATGCTTATTGAAACGCTGCATCTCCGTAAAGCCACTTCTCTGGGGTTTGCAACCGGTATCCTGGCCGGATTGGTAGTGATTACCCCCGCAGCCGGGGTGGTACAACCCATAGGGGCCTTGGCCCTGGGGTTCTTTTCGGCCCTGGTCTGTTATGGAGCCATTCTATTAAAATATAAACTGGGTTACGATGATTCGTTGGATGTCTTTGGTGTCCATGGAGTCGGGAGCGGTCTGGGAGTCCTTTTGCTCTCCTTTTTTATCCGGCCGAGTTGGATGGCCGAAGCCGCCAAGAAGGCCGGCGGGTCCTGGGGTGCCTGGAACCAACTCGGGATTCAGGGCGCCGGTATGGGAATTACCATTGTCTATGCCGCCTTGGTCACCTTAATATTAGTCGTTCTGATCAACAAAACCATCGGGTTTCGGCTGGACCACAACGATGAACTCATCGGTCTGGATGAAAGTATGCACGGCGAACATGGTTACGGGTTGATGGATGTAAGGTAA
- a CDS encoding DsrE/DsrF/DrsH-like family protein, whose amino-acid sequence MDEAQIKKLIDDRVDEILKERLAQVGQKNRLAIIASKGTLDMAYPPLILASTGAAFDLEVGIFFTFYGLDILNKKKNKNLKVPSLANPAMPIPVPNIIGVLPGMTAMATSMMNNWMAKQNVPTIPELLKACIEGGVKLIACQMTMDVMGVKKEDLVDEIELGGAASFLDFALDAKTTLFV is encoded by the coding sequence ATGGACGAGGCTCAGATCAAAAAACTCATTGATGACCGTGTGGATGAGATCTTAAAAGAAAGACTTGCCCAGGTTGGCCAGAAGAACCGATTGGCCATAATAGCCTCAAAGGGTACTCTGGACATGGCCTACCCGCCTTTGATTTTAGCCAGTACGGGGGCGGCCTTCGACTTGGAAGTCGGTATCTTTTTTACCTTCTATGGGTTGGATATTTTAAACAAAAAAAAGAATAAAAATCTGAAGGTTCCTTCCCTGGCTAACCCGGCCATGCCCATACCTGTCCCTAATATCATCGGAGTCCTGCCTGGGATGACCGCCATGGCTACCAGCATGATGAACAACTGGATGGCTAAGCAAAATGTCCCTACCATTCCCGAATTGTTAAAAGCCTGCATCGAAGGCGGGGTCAAACTGATTGCCTGTCAGATGACCATGGATGTTATGGGCGTTAAAAAGGAAGATCTCGTTGACGAAATCGAATTGGGAGGGGCGGCCTCCTTTCTGGATTTTGCCTTAGATGCCAAGACCACCCTGTTTGTGTAA